In a genomic window of Curtobacterium flaccumfaciens pv. betae:
- a CDS encoding AraC family transcriptional regulator, whose protein sequence is MTDTTESQAPAPGSDPAARPTSPRSLVAVAGQDTDEAISSLAGMYAGKAWYSRALDQDYWFKYVGVGDERLSVRRSQMHGYLRGDVATEGEVVVQWLERGEARVDVGRDEVRMQPGVPTLFPVERRFEMEYQDWDQRLVHLRRDLVLDVAAEDHLVDGTMAFDTTTTPGSAALGQWRTAVSGALRALREEGDESLAWHEAQRDVARALFRMYPLQAERFPAGYGTRSDGRLRAAVEFIQAHAHQPLTVADIAQAAGLSIRGIQESFQRAFERSPMTYLREVRLGRVHEELRILDPQATSVADVARRWGFAHMGRFASVYASRFGEYPRETLRR, encoded by the coding sequence ATGACCGACACGACCGAGTCGCAGGCGCCCGCTCCGGGTTCCGATCCTGCTGCACGCCCCACCTCGCCGCGTTCACTCGTCGCCGTGGCCGGTCAGGACACCGACGAGGCCATCAGCTCGCTCGCCGGCATGTACGCGGGCAAGGCCTGGTACTCCCGAGCCCTCGACCAGGACTACTGGTTCAAGTACGTCGGTGTCGGTGACGAACGGCTGAGTGTCCGCCGTTCCCAGATGCACGGGTACCTGCGGGGTGACGTCGCCACCGAGGGTGAGGTCGTCGTGCAGTGGCTCGAGCGCGGCGAGGCCCGCGTCGACGTCGGCCGTGACGAGGTCCGCATGCAGCCCGGCGTCCCGACGCTGTTCCCCGTCGAGCGCCGGTTCGAGATGGAGTACCAGGACTGGGACCAGCGCCTGGTGCACCTGCGCCGTGACCTGGTGCTCGACGTCGCCGCCGAGGACCACCTGGTCGACGGCACCATGGCGTTCGACACCACGACGACGCCTGGCTCCGCAGCTCTGGGCCAGTGGCGGACCGCCGTGTCCGGCGCGCTCCGTGCGCTGCGCGAGGAGGGCGACGAGTCCCTCGCCTGGCACGAGGCGCAGCGTGACGTCGCCCGCGCCCTGTTCCGCATGTACCCGCTGCAGGCCGAGCGGTTCCCCGCGGGCTACGGCACCCGCAGCGACGGACGACTCCGGGCCGCCGTCGAGTTCATCCAGGCGCACGCCCACCAACCGCTCACCGTCGCCGACATCGCGCAGGCGGCCGGGCTGAGCATCCGCGGGATCCAGGAGTCGTTCCAGCGGGCGTTCGAGCGCTCGCCGATGACGTACCTGCGCGAGGTCCGGCTCGGACGGGTGCACGAGGAACTGCGGATCCTCGACCCGCAGGCGACCTCGGTGGCGGACGTCGCCCGGCGGTGGGGCTTCGCGCACATGGGGCGGTTCGCCTCGGTGTACGCGAGCCGGTTCGGGGAGTACCCGCGGGAGACGTTGCGGCGCTGA
- a CDS encoding D-alanyl-D-alanine carboxypeptidase family protein yields the protein MLTADRAFGATPDNLANLDKSKPEGAPSSRAAAVAGAWGGYQNGQIPTSVLEAVPASNGQPFLRPDAALAWRDLDAAFTRQFGTALVITEAYRDLARQEKLYQEYQAGTGPLAAPPGTSIHGWALACDFGSSVDKYDTPQKIWMDANAPTYGWQPTGNGFSSREAWHFEYDGSYQAEEPTPPPGTEQDASDMKLITNNGRTWLIGEMTGIEINSEFFTELKSTYNLSGSLGNLRAALVAQYGEPVAIQSATNVEGLLAVARRNRAVLVSEIN from the coding sequence GTGCTCACGGCAGACCGTGCCTTCGGTGCGACGCCGGACAACCTGGCAAACCTGGACAAGTCGAAGCCGGAAGGCGCTCCGTCCTCGCGAGCTGCCGCCGTGGCCGGTGCGTGGGGCGGCTACCAGAACGGCCAGATCCCGACCTCCGTGCTCGAAGCAGTGCCGGCCTCGAACGGCCAGCCGTTCCTCCGGCCGGACGCCGCCCTCGCCTGGCGAGACCTGGACGCAGCCTTCACCAGGCAGTTCGGCACCGCACTCGTGATCACCGAGGCCTACCGTGACCTCGCCCGCCAGGAGAAGCTCTACCAGGAGTACCAGGCCGGCACCGGCCCCCTCGCAGCGCCTCCGGGTACGTCGATCCACGGGTGGGCCCTGGCTTGCGACTTCGGCAGTTCCGTGGACAAGTACGACACACCCCAGAAGATCTGGATGGACGCGAACGCGCCGACCTACGGGTGGCAGCCCACCGGGAACGGCTTCAGCTCACGTGAAGCCTGGCACTTCGAGTACGACGGCTCATACCAGGCAGAAGAACCCACACCGCCGCCAGGAACAGAACAGGACGCATCAGACATGAAGCTCATCACCAACAACGGACGCACCTGGCTCATCGGCGAGATGACCGGCATCGAGATCAACAGCGAGTTCTTCACCGAGCTCAAGTCGACCTACAACCTGTCCGGTTCGCTCGGCAACCTCCGCGCGGCCCTGGTCGCGCAGTACGGCGAGCCCGTCGCGATCCAGAGCGCCACCAACGTCGAGGGGCTGCTCGCGGTCGCTCGCAGGAACCGCGCGGTCCTCGTCAGCGAGATCAACTAG
- a CDS encoding amino acid permease, producing the protein MTTTTRTLFRRKPIDTIDDEAGGEGGLKRHLGLWQLTAIGIGGIIGAGIFTLAGTVANGVAGPAVLISFLVAGVASAAAALSYAEFAGLIPKAGSAYTYGYAVLGEIVGWFIGWDLLLEYTAIVAVVAIGISGYVGFLVGQFGIDLPAWMLGAPGTGDGHVIDVFAIALCLLTAFVLTRGIRSAARFEFVAVGIKVALVVLIVVLGVFHINSANYSPYFPFGFGGVMTGAATVFFAVFGYDAMSTAAEESTDARKHMPKAILLSLGISMVLYVLATLVLTGMQKYTDIDPASGFSSAFASVGLGGVANVIAIGAIVGIVTVLVTFMLGASRVWFSMSRDGLMPKWFAKTDPKRHVPTRVTWILGIASAILAGVLPIGVVAELTNIGILLAFVVVCSAVVVLRYRQPDLDRQFRLPFMPVIPIIGVIASLWLVTFLQWETWVRFAIWFAIGLGVYFGYSRRHSKLATGEVTGGKPLRD; encoded by the coding sequence GTGACGACGACGACACGCACCCTGTTCCGACGGAAGCCCATCGACACGATCGATGACGAGGCCGGGGGCGAGGGCGGCCTGAAACGGCACCTCGGTCTGTGGCAGCTCACCGCGATCGGCATCGGCGGCATCATCGGTGCCGGCATCTTCACCCTCGCCGGCACCGTCGCGAACGGCGTCGCCGGACCCGCGGTGCTGATCAGCTTCCTGGTCGCCGGGGTCGCGAGCGCCGCCGCTGCCCTGTCGTACGCAGAGTTCGCGGGGCTCATCCCGAAGGCCGGCAGCGCGTACACGTACGGCTACGCGGTGCTCGGCGAGATCGTCGGGTGGTTCATCGGCTGGGACCTGCTGCTCGAGTACACGGCGATCGTGGCGGTGGTCGCGATCGGCATCTCCGGCTACGTGGGGTTCCTGGTCGGCCAGTTCGGCATCGACCTGCCCGCGTGGATGCTCGGCGCCCCGGGCACCGGTGACGGCCACGTGATCGACGTCTTCGCGATCGCGCTGTGCCTGCTCACCGCGTTCGTGCTGACGCGCGGCATCCGCAGCGCCGCCCGGTTCGAGTTCGTCGCCGTCGGCATCAAGGTGGCGCTCGTCGTGCTCATCGTCGTGCTCGGCGTGTTCCACATCAACAGTGCGAACTACTCCCCGTACTTCCCGTTCGGCTTCGGCGGCGTGATGACCGGTGCCGCGACCGTGTTCTTCGCCGTGTTCGGCTACGACGCCATGTCCACCGCGGCCGAGGAGTCCACCGACGCCCGCAAGCACATGCCGAAGGCGATCCTGCTGTCCCTCGGCATCTCGATGGTGCTGTACGTCCTGGCGACCCTCGTGCTCACCGGGATGCAGAAGTACACCGACATCGACCCGGCGTCGGGCTTCTCGTCGGCGTTCGCGTCCGTCGGCCTCGGCGGTGTCGCCAACGTCATCGCGATCGGTGCCATCGTCGGCATCGTCACGGTTCTGGTGACGTTCATGCTCGGTGCCTCGCGCGTCTGGTTCTCGATGAGCCGCGACGGTCTGATGCCGAAGTGGTTCGCGAAGACCGACCCGAAGCGGCACGTGCCGACACGGGTGACCTGGATCCTCGGCATCGCGTCGGCGATCCTGGCCGGGGTGCTGCCGATCGGTGTGGTCGCCGAGCTCACGAACATCGGCATCCTGCTCGCGTTCGTCGTGGTGTGCTCGGCCGTGGTGGTGCTGCGCTACCGGCAGCCCGACCTGGACCGCCAGTTCCGGCTGCCGTTCATGCCCGTCATCCCGATCATCGGCGTCATCGCGTCGCTGTGGCTCGTCACGTTCCTGCAGTGGGAGACGTGGGTTCGGTTCGCGATCTGGTTCGCGATCGGGCTCGGTGTGTACTTCGGGTACTCACGACGCCACAGCAAGTTGGCAACGGGCGAGGTGACCGGCGGCAAGCCCCTGCGCGACTGA
- a CDS encoding DUF427 domain-containing protein: MRHPKRTEPGPGQESVWDYPRPPAVERVTARVVVRLGGTVVADTTDVVRVLETSHPPVYYLPMADLAEGALVKASGSSMCEFKGLARYFDVVGGDGTVASRAAWNYPTPVPGYESLRERVAIYPSAMDSCEVGGERVQAQDGDFYGGWITADIVGPFKGAPGTLGW; encoded by the coding sequence ATGCGCCACCCGAAGAGGACCGAGCCCGGCCCCGGCCAGGAATCCGTCTGGGACTACCCCCGCCCACCCGCCGTCGAGCGGGTCACTGCCCGCGTCGTCGTCCGCCTGGGCGGCACGGTCGTCGCCGACACGACCGACGTCGTCCGCGTGCTCGAGACCTCGCACCCGCCGGTCTACTACCTGCCCATGGCCGACCTGGCCGAGGGCGCGCTGGTGAAGGCGTCCGGTTCGAGCATGTGCGAGTTCAAGGGCCTCGCGCGCTACTTCGACGTCGTCGGCGGCGACGGGACGGTCGCGAGCCGTGCCGCCTGGAACTACCCGACGCCCGTGCCCGGCTACGAGTCGCTGCGGGAGCGCGTCGCGATCTACCCGTCGGCGATGGACTCGTGCGAGGTCGGCGGCGAACGGGTCCAGGCGCAGGACGGCGACTTCTACGGCGGCTGGATCACTGCGGACATCGTCGGACCGTTCAAGGGCGCGCCCGGCACGCTCGGCTGGTGA
- a CDS encoding membrane protein, with amino-acid sequence MRSFFRVLLGLALVVAGTSHLTFARKEFTAQVPDFVPLDDDTTVLASGVAEITLGSALVLAPKPARRFVGSVAALFFTVIFPGNLSQWVNRRDAFGLDSDEKRFVRLFGQPVLIALALWSTRGRRS; translated from the coding sequence ATGCGTTCCTTCTTCCGCGTCCTGCTCGGCCTGGCCCTCGTCGTCGCGGGCACCAGTCACCTGACCTTCGCGCGCAAGGAGTTCACGGCGCAGGTGCCCGACTTCGTCCCCCTGGACGACGACACGACGGTGCTCGCGTCGGGGGTCGCGGAGATCACGCTCGGCTCGGCCCTGGTGCTCGCTCCGAAGCCGGCCCGCCGCTTCGTCGGCTCGGTCGCGGCCCTGTTCTTCACGGTCATCTTCCCCGGCAACCTGTCGCAGTGGGTGAACCGTCGCGACGCCTTCGGTCTGGACAGCGACGAGAAGCGCTTCGTCCGCCTGTTCGGTCAGCCCGTCCTCATCGCGCTCGCCCTCTGGTCGACGCGCGGCCGGCGCTCCTGA
- a CDS encoding DUF6264 family protein, protein MVDARPALLMGAPARQSGPAPGADPDPLGSGPSRFGREARHPLAGRSRVADVVASTALLVVLTVGALAAGWGIRLMSLAFVSCGAPGNTCNETLGDSVVVVGPIIVAAVLVATIAVCVLRLVRRRLTWPVVLVGMAAIVAVFFASLLLVDSSVTHGI, encoded by the coding sequence CTGGTCGACGCGCGGCCGGCGCTCCTGATGGGCGCGCCCGCGCGGCAGAGCGGTCCGGCCCCCGGCGCGGATCCGGATCCGCTCGGGTCCGGCCCGTCACGCTTCGGTCGGGAGGCCCGCCACCCCCTGGCCGGTCGCAGCCGCGTCGCGGACGTGGTCGCCTCCACCGCCCTGCTCGTCGTGCTGACGGTCGGCGCGTTGGCAGCGGGGTGGGGGATCCGGCTGATGTCGCTCGCCTTCGTGTCGTGCGGGGCGCCGGGCAACACGTGCAACGAGACCCTTGGTGACTCGGTCGTCGTCGTGGGGCCGATCATCGTGGCGGCCGTCCTGGTCGCGACGATCGCGGTCTGCGTGCTGCGGCTCGTGCGACGTCGGCTGACCTGGCCGGTGGTGCTCGTCGGCATGGCGGCGATCGTCGCGGTGTTCTTCGCCTCGCTCTTGCTCGTCGACAGTTCGGTCACGCACGGCATCTAG
- a CDS encoding APC family permease encodes MATTKTDRPQQEQHELRRVIGPKLLLLFIVGDILGTGVYALTGQVAAEVGGAAWLPFLIAFAVALLTAFSYLELVTKYPQTAGAALYVHKAFGIHFVTFIVTFIVMCSGITSASTASRAFAANLGAGFGIELPNGVVMLIAMGFMLAVMFINFRGVSESVKTNVVLTLVELSGLVMVILIGFWAIAGGNADFSRVVMFETPEDKSLLLSISTATSLAFFAMVGFEDSVNMAEETKDPSRIFPKIMLTGLGITAVIYVLVSICAVAVVPIGELAGNETPLVTVVQTAAPDFPIADLLPFISMFAVANTALINMMMASRLLYGMSKQGVLPGFLSRISPARRTPSTAIVFTTLISLLLIGWVSLDPDSPIVVVLGGTTSLLLLTVFAVVNVTVLVLRRDKVDHKHFRAGVIIPVIGIVTCLWLVMPFSSGRDPQQYQIAGALLALGVLLWVLTWFTHGRKQAEKAPTGLVTEPTKVQRPPHDHRDV; translated from the coding sequence ATGGCCACCACCAAGACGGACCGCCCACAGCAGGAGCAGCACGAGCTCCGCCGGGTCATCGGTCCCAAGCTCCTGCTGCTCTTCATCGTCGGCGACATCCTCGGCACGGGTGTCTACGCGCTCACCGGCCAGGTCGCGGCCGAGGTCGGCGGGGCAGCGTGGCTCCCCTTCCTCATCGCGTTCGCGGTCGCGCTGCTCACGGCGTTCTCGTACCTCGAACTCGTGACGAAGTACCCGCAGACCGCCGGTGCCGCCCTCTACGTGCACAAGGCGTTCGGCATCCACTTCGTCACCTTCATCGTGACGTTCATCGTGATGTGTTCCGGGATCACGTCGGCGTCGACGGCATCGCGGGCGTTCGCGGCGAACCTCGGCGCCGGGTTCGGCATCGAGCTGCCGAACGGCGTGGTGATGCTCATCGCGATGGGCTTCATGCTCGCGGTGATGTTCATCAACTTCCGCGGGGTGAGCGAGAGCGTCAAGACGAACGTCGTGCTGACGCTGGTCGAGCTGTCCGGTCTCGTCATGGTGATCCTGATCGGGTTCTGGGCGATCGCGGGCGGCAACGCGGACTTCTCGCGGGTCGTGATGTTCGAGACGCCGGAGGACAAGTCCCTGCTGCTGTCGATCAGCACCGCGACGTCGCTGGCGTTCTTCGCGATGGTCGGGTTCGAGGACTCGGTCAACATGGCCGAGGAGACGAAGGACCCCTCGCGCATCTTCCCGAAGATCATGCTCACCGGCCTCGGCATCACCGCCGTGATCTACGTGCTCGTGTCGATCTGCGCCGTGGCCGTCGTGCCGATCGGTGAGCTGGCCGGCAACGAGACCCCGCTCGTCACCGTCGTGCAGACCGCCGCGCCGGACTTCCCGATCGCCGACCTGCTGCCCTTCATCTCGATGTTCGCCGTCGCCAACACGGCCCTGATCAACATGATGATGGCATCGCGCCTGCTCTACGGCATGAGCAAGCAGGGCGTGCTGCCGGGCTTCCTGTCCCGCATCTCCCCCGCCCGTCGCACCCCGTCGACCGCGATCGTCTTCACCACGCTCATCTCGCTGCTGCTGATCGGGTGGGTCTCGCTCGACCCGGACTCCCCCATCGTCGTCGTCCTTGGTGGCACCACCTCGCTGTTGCTGCTGACGGTGTTCGCCGTCGTCAACGTGACCGTGCTCGTGCTGCGCCGCGACAAGGTCGACCACAAGCACTTCCGAGCCGGCGTCATCATCCCCGTCATCGGCATCGTCACGTGCCTGTGGCTCGTCATGCCGTTCTCGTCCGGTCGTGACCCGCAGCAGTACCAGATCGCCGGCGCACTGCTGGCCCTGGGCGTGCTGCTCTGGGTCCTGACCTGGTTCACGCACGGACGGAAGCAGGCCGAGAAGGCCCCGACCGGACTCGTGACGGAGCCGACGAAGGTGCAGCGCCCGCCGCACGACCACCGCGACGTCTGA
- a CDS encoding DUF6892 domain-containing protein — protein MDQQSNTTEEPIEFADFNAKLLVLDVLCYDLDVLDPYDPDAEDETDEDLDVDGQDDRAREYYDDLDLLPSHLSLVIEITVDSDLEVLRDVHPGWDGSDDRFDPQNWDDLLDLPELRTVYAAAPLPAHVVERLAGKGVEVRSA, from the coding sequence ATGGACCAGCAGTCGAACACCACCGAGGAGCCCATCGAGTTCGCGGACTTCAACGCGAAGCTCCTGGTGCTCGACGTCCTCTGCTACGACCTGGACGTCCTCGACCCCTACGACCCGGACGCCGAGGACGAGACCGACGAGGACCTCGACGTCGACGGGCAGGACGACCGGGCGCGCGAGTACTACGACGACCTCGACCTGCTGCCGTCGCACCTGTCGCTCGTCATCGAGATCACCGTGGACTCCGACCTCGAGGTGCTGCGGGACGTCCACCCCGGCTGGGACGGCTCGGACGACCGCTTCGACCCGCAGAACTGGGACGACCTGCTCGACCTGCCGGAGCTCCGGACCGTGTACGCCGCCGCACCACTGCCCGCCCACGTCGTAGAACGGCTCGCGGGCAAGGGCGTCGAGGTCCGCTCCGCCTGA
- a CDS encoding uracil-DNA glycosylase has protein sequence MSGTGGRFAAFWAALDAVPVESDAEALYDVGSAEGRLRRANLTRYLEQSGAGADTLLVAEAPGWRGMTNTGVPFTSMRELAPGYAVPPEPTAPWEASSRVVHAALEGWRGALPVAWAIFPHHPFVAPDRLTNRTPRPAEVRSGAPVALALLEALGGADRVRVVAVGRKAQGALALAGIEAIAVRHPAQGGAKQFTEQLRALDR, from the coding sequence GTGAGCGGGACGGGCGGTCGGTTCGCCGCGTTCTGGGCGGCGCTCGACGCCGTGCCCGTCGAGTCGGACGCCGAGGCGCTCTACGACGTCGGATCGGCCGAGGGACGGCTGCGGCGCGCGAACCTGACGCGGTACCTGGAGCAGTCCGGGGCGGGGGCCGACACGTTGCTCGTGGCCGAGGCCCCGGGGTGGCGCGGCATGACGAACACGGGTGTGCCGTTCACGAGCATGCGCGAGCTCGCGCCCGGGTACGCGGTGCCACCGGAGCCGACGGCACCGTGGGAGGCCTCGTCCCGCGTCGTGCACGCCGCGTTGGAGGGCTGGCGCGGTGCGCTCCCGGTCGCGTGGGCGATCTTCCCGCACCACCCCTTCGTGGCACCGGACCGGCTGACGAACCGGACGCCACGGCCCGCCGAGGTCCGCTCGGGCGCACCCGTCGCGCTCGCGCTGCTGGAGGCCCTCGGCGGTGCGGACCGGGTCCGGGTGGTCGCGGTCGGTCGGAAGGCGCAGGGAGCGCTCGCCCTGGCCGGCATCGAGGCGATCGCCGTGCGGCACCCGGCGCAGGGCGGCGCGAAGCAGTTCACCGAGCAGCTGCGGGCGCTGGACCGCTAG
- a CDS encoding glycosyltransferase — translation MSATTEPLHIGLVSLHTSPGDEPGSGEVGGMNVVVRHQAEALADLGHHVDIITRRSAPTQPDSVSLVPGVCLRFLSAGPAEPVPKGEHDAFIEPFRHELQQLGPFDVLHSHHWFSGAAALPVARERGIPHVQSFHSIAADPATPLSEGERPESAGRIAGEELLARDSDAVVVVSEAEASTVRTRLGGDDARIWIVPPGVDGSVFRPAAVGARRAATPYVVAAARVQPLKGLDLAIEAIADISLEARPTLVIAGDVSSEAGDYVDELRRLADARGIADHVTFVGPQSRADLAFLFRGAAAVLVPSHSETYGLVALEGSASGVPVVAAAAGGLREAVVDGETGVVLESRDPQAWADEIERILTDAPYAAGLAAAGREHAERLSWERSAAGLEDVYRRVLGRS, via the coding sequence GTGAGCGCGACGACCGAACCCCTGCACATCGGGCTGGTGTCGCTGCACACCTCCCCCGGAGACGAACCCGGTTCGGGCGAGGTCGGCGGCATGAACGTCGTCGTCCGGCACCAGGCCGAGGCGCTGGCCGACCTGGGCCACCACGTGGACATCATCACGCGCCGGTCCGCCCCGACGCAGCCGGACTCGGTGTCGCTCGTGCCGGGCGTGTGCCTGCGGTTCCTGTCCGCGGGGCCGGCCGAGCCGGTGCCGAAGGGTGAGCACGACGCGTTCATCGAACCGTTCCGTCACGAGCTGCAGCAGCTCGGGCCGTTCGACGTCCTGCACTCGCACCACTGGTTCTCCGGCGCCGCCGCACTGCCCGTCGCCCGCGAGCGCGGCATCCCCCACGTGCAGTCGTTCCACTCCATCGCCGCCGACCCGGCCACGCCGCTGTCCGAGGGCGAACGCCCCGAGTCCGCGGGCCGCATCGCCGGCGAGGAACTGCTGGCCCGTGATTCGGACGCCGTCGTCGTGGTGTCCGAGGCCGAGGCGTCGACCGTGCGCACCCGGCTCGGTGGCGACGACGCCCGCATCTGGATCGTGCCGCCGGGGGTCGACGGGTCCGTCTTCCGGCCCGCGGCGGTCGGAGCGCGCCGCGCCGCCACCCCCTACGTGGTCGCGGCGGCGCGCGTGCAGCCGCTCAAGGGCCTGGACCTGGCGATCGAGGCGATCGCGGACATCAGCCTGGAGGCCCGCCCCACCCTGGTCATCGCGGGCGACGTCTCGAGTGAGGCGGGCGACTACGTGGACGAACTGCGTCGGCTCGCCGACGCGCGGGGCATCGCCGACCACGTCACCTTCGTCGGGCCGCAGTCGCGTGCCGACCTGGCGTTCCTGTTCCGTGGCGCGGCAGCCGTGCTCGTGCCGTCCCACTCCGAGACGTACGGGCTCGTCGCGCTCGAGGGCTCCGCTTCCGGGGTGCCGGTCGTGGCCGCGGCTGCCGGGGGCCTGCGTGAGGCCGTGGTGGACGGGGAGACGGGCGTCGTGCTCGAATCTCGCGACCCCCAGGCGTGGGCGGACGAGATCGAGCGGATCCTGACGGATGCGCCGTACGCCGCCGGGCTCGCCGCTGCGGGCCGGGAGCACGCGGAGCGCCTGAGCTGGGAGCGGTCGGCTGCGGGGCTCGAGGACGTCTACCGTCGGGTGCTCGGGCGATCGTGA
- a CDS encoding DUF429 domain-containing protein, with product MNAYLGIDLAWGLGSERKAANETGLVAMDHDGTITDAGWARGVDAVTDWIAEHLGPRSLIAVDASLVVTNPTGIRESERQVGQRYGRWKVAANPTNQASAASAGSALLDRLTALGVGYVSDTDSMRRRTGPVMFECYPYTTLVGVEELGYDVERPRYKRLDLRIPAAEARARRAEAFDELVRRLRETPLDPPLLLDSHPLTRRLADPSVLHGPTHKHREDLLDGALCAWTAAFWERHGDQRVQILGGDRGLPSDPLDEAGRRPVVVAPARPSQRRPRG from the coding sequence GTGAACGCGTACCTCGGCATCGACCTCGCGTGGGGGCTCGGCTCCGAGCGCAAGGCCGCGAACGAGACCGGGCTGGTCGCGATGGACCACGACGGCACGATCACCGACGCCGGGTGGGCCCGCGGGGTCGACGCCGTCACGGACTGGATCGCCGAGCACCTCGGGCCACGATCCCTGATCGCCGTGGACGCCTCGCTCGTCGTGACGAACCCCACGGGCATCCGCGAGTCCGAGCGGCAGGTCGGGCAGCGCTACGGCCGGTGGAAGGTCGCGGCGAACCCGACGAACCAGGCATCGGCGGCGAGCGCCGGCTCAGCGCTGCTCGACCGGCTGACCGCGCTGGGCGTGGGGTACGTCTCCGACACGGACTCGATGCGCCGACGCACCGGTCCGGTGATGTTCGAGTGCTACCCCTACACGACGCTGGTCGGGGTCGAGGAGCTCGGCTACGACGTGGAACGACCCCGGTACAAGCGGCTCGACCTCCGGATCCCCGCCGCCGAGGCACGTGCCCGTCGCGCCGAGGCCTTCGACGAGCTGGTCCGGCGGCTGCGCGAGACCCCGCTCGACCCGCCGCTGCTGCTCGACTCCCATCCGCTGACGCGGCGGCTCGCCGATCCGTCGGTGCTGCACGGTCCGACGCACAAGCACCGCGAGGACCTGCTCGACGGGGCCCTGTGCGCGTGGACGGCGGCGTTCTGGGAGCGACACGGCGACCAGCGCGTGCAGATCCTGGGAGGTGATCGGGGCCTCCCATCCGACCCGCTGGACGAGGCGGGCCGCCGGCCCGTCGTGGTGGCGCCCGCGCGCCCGTCGCAGCGGAGGCCGCGCGGCTAG
- the ligD gene encoding non-homologous end-joining DNA ligase, whose product MASEATTVRVPGPDGDREVRISSPSRVLWPEAGITKLDLAEYLVTVGDAFLRANGDRPLSLQRFPGGVDGEQFFSKNPPKGAPDYVRSVTVTYPSARSHPQLVIDEPAVAVWAAQMNTVVFHPWASRAEDSDHPDQLRIDLDPQPGTDFGDTVPVAEELRKVLDEVGLTTWIKTSGNRGLHVFAPIHPEHEFLEVRHAVIAAARELERRMPDRVTTAWWKEERGQRIFVDFNQANRDRTMAGAYSPRALAHASVSTPIAWEELRTADPTTFTIRTVPERLRTTGDPWESMGEQPGSIAPLLEWWERDLANGEGELPFPPDFPKMPGEPPRVQPSRAKKPS is encoded by the coding sequence ATGGCGAGCGAAGCGACGACGGTGCGGGTGCCCGGGCCCGACGGTGACCGCGAGGTCCGGATCAGCAGTCCCTCGCGGGTGCTCTGGCCCGAGGCGGGCATCACGAAGCTCGACCTGGCGGAGTACCTCGTGACGGTGGGCGATGCCTTCCTCCGGGCGAACGGCGACCGGCCGCTCTCGCTGCAGCGGTTCCCGGGCGGTGTCGACGGCGAGCAGTTCTTCTCGAAGAACCCGCCGAAGGGGGCGCCCGACTACGTCCGCTCGGTCACGGTGACCTACCCGAGTGCCCGGTCGCACCCGCAGCTCGTGATCGACGAGCCGGCCGTGGCGGTGTGGGCCGCCCAGATGAACACGGTGGTGTTCCACCCGTGGGCCTCTCGTGCCGAGGACAGCGACCACCCGGACCAGCTCCGCATCGACCTCGACCCGCAGCCCGGCACGGACTTCGGTGACACGGTGCCGGTGGCCGAGGAGCTGCGGAAGGTCCTCGACGAGGTCGGCCTGACGACCTGGATCAAGACGAGCGGCAACCGCGGCCTGCACGTGTTCGCGCCGATCCACCCCGAGCACGAGTTCCTCGAGGTGCGGCACGCGGTGATCGCCGCGGCGCGCGAACTCGAACGACGGATGCCCGACCGGGTCACGACGGCGTGGTGGAAGGAGGAGCGGGGGCAGCGGATCTTCGTCGACTTCAACCAGGCGAACCGCGACCGCACGATGGCCGGTGCCTACAGCCCCCGGGCCCTGGCACACGCCTCGGTGTCCACGCCGATCGCGTGGGAGGAACTGCGAACCGCTGACCCGACCACCTTCACGATCCGGACGGTGCCGGAGCGGCTGCGCACCACCGGCGACCCGTGGGAGTCGATGGGGGAGCAGCCGGGCAGCATTGCACCGCTGCTCGAGTGGTGGGAGCGGGACCTGGCGAACGGCGAGGGTGAGCTGCCGTTCCCGCCGGACTTCCCGAAGATGCCCGGGGAGCCACCGCGCGTGCAGCCCTCACGGGCGAAGAAGCCGAGCTGA